In Novosphingobium sp. MMS21-SN21R, a single genomic region encodes these proteins:
- a CDS encoding transglycosylase domain-containing protein, giving the protein MAEEIQEQSRFAALRESGLARWRSASAWYRAKWHDSRRFRLANYVLGALLAVWFVVWLTVARGLPSADKLLTYQPPLPTMVRGYDGEIVSSYARERRVQLRFVDFPEPMINAFLSAEDKTFWTHGGIDYFGLAGAVVDYATKFGSGERARGGSTITQQVAKNILIGDEYSVTRKLKEMILARRIEGVLTKQQILELYLNEIPLGRQSFGVQAAARAYFDKDVGDLALQEAAFLAILPKAPERYGRTKFESQAIERRNWVLDQMVKNGWATQAQAAAAQAMPLGLKPRHTENYTADAGYFLEEVRRQLIEKFGEKAEDGVHSVYAGGLWVRTSLDTQLQTAAQNSLRAALLRYGGGRAWHGPIARIDLDDGNWQTQLITSNISIKYQNWRTGVVLSRSGPSGQIGFSDGKTADLIGVPDNMKPGDITAVAPVNSGTYAVRTVPEVSGGMVVEDPQNGRVLAMQGGFDARLGSFNRATQASRQPGSTIKPFVYATALDNGMTPASMVVDGTFCVYQGAALGEKCFRNFGNEGGSGSHTMRWGLEQSRNLMTVRVANDVGMDKVVRTIKAVGIGEYEPYLSMALGAGDTTVLKMVSAYGALANQGRQHAPTLIDYVQDRNGKVIWRADNRRCDGCNMAQWDGKPMPRLNATGKQVIDPRTAYQTVHMLEGVVTRGTAITLRDLGLPLFGKTGTTSGPTNVWFVGGSPDIIAGVYIGYDQPRSLGGYAQGGRIAAPVFKQLVQETRGRWKDIPFRVPEGVRMVKIDRVSGKRVFGGTPANDEAKASIIWEAFKPDTEPKRTVREGEVTAKQAVIDALRRAQGARGIAAAPAEDDAPVEQNFVEDQGGIY; this is encoded by the coding sequence ATGGCCGAAGAAATCCAAGAGCAGTCCAGGTTCGCAGCATTGCGTGAGAGCGGCCTTGCCCGTTGGCGCAGCGCTTCCGCGTGGTATCGCGCGAAGTGGCATGACAGCCGCCGGTTCCGGCTTGCCAACTATGTGCTGGGGGCGCTGCTGGCAGTGTGGTTCGTGGTGTGGCTGACGGTTGCGCGCGGATTGCCATCGGCAGACAAGCTGCTCACCTACCAGCCGCCCTTGCCGACAATGGTGCGCGGCTACGATGGCGAAATCGTGTCGAGCTATGCCCGCGAACGCCGAGTTCAGCTGCGCTTCGTCGATTTCCCCGAGCCTATGATCAACGCGTTCCTCTCGGCCGAGGACAAGACTTTCTGGACGCATGGCGGCATCGATTACTTCGGCCTTGCCGGGGCCGTGGTCGACTACGCGACCAAGTTCGGTTCGGGCGAGCGCGCACGCGGCGGATCGACGATTACCCAGCAGGTCGCCAAGAACATCCTGATCGGTGACGAATATTCGGTCACGCGCAAGCTCAAGGAAATGATCCTCGCGCGCAGGATCGAAGGCGTGCTGACCAAGCAGCAGATCCTCGAGCTTTACCTCAACGAGATTCCGCTGGGGCGGCAGAGCTTTGGTGTGCAGGCGGCGGCGCGCGCCTATTTTGACAAGGACGTTGGCGACCTTGCGCTGCAGGAGGCCGCGTTCCTTGCTATCCTGCCCAAGGCGCCCGAGCGCTATGGCCGCACCAAGTTTGAGAGCCAGGCGATAGAGCGGCGCAACTGGGTGCTGGACCAGATGGTCAAGAATGGCTGGGCGACGCAGGCCCAGGCCGCCGCCGCGCAAGCCATGCCGCTTGGCCTGAAGCCCCGCCATACCGAGAATTACACGGCCGACGCCGGATACTTCCTTGAGGAAGTACGCCGCCAGCTGATCGAGAAGTTCGGCGAAAAGGCCGAGGACGGCGTGCACAGTGTCTATGCCGGCGGGCTGTGGGTGCGCACGTCGCTCGATACGCAGTTGCAGACGGCGGCGCAGAACTCGCTCCGTGCTGCCTTGCTGCGTTATGGCGGCGGGCGGGCATGGCATGGGCCGATCGCACGGATCGATCTGGATGATGGCAATTGGCAGACCCAGCTGATTACCAGCAACATCTCGATCAAGTATCAGAACTGGCGCACCGGCGTGGTGCTGTCGCGCAGCGGACCCTCCGGACAGATCGGGTTTTCGGACGGCAAGACCGCCGACTTGATCGGCGTGCCCGACAATATGAAGCCGGGCGACATCACGGCAGTGGCACCGGTCAATTCCGGGACATATGCCGTGCGCACCGTGCCCGAAGTTTCGGGCGGCATGGTGGTGGAAGACCCGCAGAACGGTCGCGTGCTGGCGATGCAGGGCGGGTTCGACGCGCGGCTGGGGTCGTTCAACCGGGCGACGCAGGCGAGCCGCCAGCCGGGATCGACGATCAAGCCGTTCGTCTATGCGACCGCACTCGACAACGGGATGACTCCGGCCTCGATGGTCGTGGACGGCACGTTCTGCGTCTATCAGGGCGCGGCGCTGGGCGAAAAGTGCTTCCGCAACTTCGGCAACGAGGGCGGATCTGGCAGCCACACGATGCGCTGGGGGCTTGAGCAATCGCGCAACCTGATGACCGTGCGCGTGGCCAATGACGTTGGCATGGACAAGGTCGTTCGCACGATCAAGGCGGTCGGGATTGGGGAATACGAGCCCTATCTGTCGATGGCGCTGGGGGCGGGGGATACCACCGTGCTCAAGATGGTGAGCGCCTATGGAGCGCTCGCCAATCAGGGTCGCCAGCACGCACCGACGCTGATCGACTATGTCCAGGATCGCAACGGCAAGGTGATCTGGCGCGCGGACAACCGCCGCTGCGACGGGTGCAACATGGCGCAGTGGGACGGCAAGCCCATGCCGCGCCTGAACGCAACCGGCAAGCAGGTGATCGACCCGCGCACCGCCTATCAGACGGTGCATATGCTCGAAGGCGTGGTGACGCGCGGGACCGCGATTACCTTGCGCGATCTGGGTCTGCCGCTGTTCGGCAAGACCGGAACGACCTCTGGCCCGACCAACGTCTGGTTCGTCGGCGGATCGCCCGACATCATCGCAGGCGTCTATATCGGTTACGACCAGCCGCGCAGCCTTGGCGGCTATGCGCAGGGCGGGCGGATCGCGGCGCCGGTTTTCAAGCAACTGGTGCAGGAAACGCGCGGCCGCTGGAAGGATATTCCGTTCCGCGTTCCCGAAGGCGTGCGCATGGTCAAGATCGACCGCGTTTCAGGCAAGCGCGTGTTCGGCGGCACCCCTGCCAACGACGAAGCCAAGGCGTCGATCATCTGGGAAGCGTTCAAGCCCGATACCGAACCGAAGCGCACGGTGCGCGAGGGCGAAGTGACCGCGAAACAGGCGGTGATCGATGCCTTGCGCAGGGCACAGGGTGCGCGCGGGATCGCGGCGGCGCCTGCGGAAGATGACGCACCGGTGGAGCAGAACTTTGTCGAGGATCAGGGCGGGATCTACTGA
- a CDS encoding peroxiredoxin, producing MILRLVAATAALALVSSAPVHAELPSGARAPDFAAKGALAGKPFAFSLKQALKKGPVVLYFYPKAFTQGCTLEAHAFAEASDQFKAAGATVVGMSNDDIATLQKFSTEACRDKFAVAAASPAVIKAYDVDLKKPDGVSTGLTKRTSYVIARSGKVVMVHSDMDYRDHVKMTLDAVRKLKGAKS from the coding sequence ATGATCCTCAGACTCGTTGCAGCAACCGCTGCTCTCGCTCTTGTGTCCTCCGCCCCGGTCCATGCCGAATTGCCGAGCGGGGCGCGTGCGCCTGACTTTGCGGCCAAGGGCGCGCTAGCTGGCAAGCCGTTTGCCTTCTCGCTCAAGCAGGCGTTGAAGAAGGGGCCTGTGGTACTCTATTTCTACCCCAAGGCATTCACGCAGGGCTGCACGCTGGAAGCCCATGCCTTTGCCGAGGCGAGCGACCAGTTCAAGGCGGCGGGCGCAACGGTGGTCGGAATGTCGAACGACGATATTGCCACCCTGCAGAAGTTCTCCACCGAAGCCTGCCGCGACAAGTTTGCCGTGGCTGCTGCAAGCCCGGCCGTGATCAAGGCCTATGATGTCGACCTGAAGAAGCCGGACGGTGTATCGACTGGTCTGACCAAGCGCACCAGCTACGTCATCGCGCGCAGCGGCAAGGTCGTCATGGTCCATTCCGACATGGATTACCGCGATCACGTGAAGATGACGCTCGACGCCGTACGCAAGCTCAAGGGCGCAAAGTCCTGA
- the prfB gene encoding peptide chain release factor 2 translates to MRAEGQAHIDRIEAALALVRKFLDWDRAVRRLDELNARVEDPKLWDDPKKAEEVMRERRRLEASIGTVKEIGQEMADAIEFVELGEMEDDEATINEGLATLAALAARADNDKVQALLAGEADANNAFLEVHAGAGGTESQDWAEMLQRMYTRWGERHGYKVELVDYHAGEAAGIKSATLLIKGENAYGYAKTESGVHRLVRISPYDSSARRHTSFSSVWVYPEIDDNIEVDINPSDLKIDTYRASGAGGQHVNTTDSAVRITHVPTGIIVASQNDRSQHKNRATAMGMLKARIYEAELAKREAAASGEYQAKTEIGWGHQIRSYVLQPYQQIKDLRTGVVSTNPSEVLDGALDPFMAAALSQKVTGEKVTVEDDD, encoded by the coding sequence ATGCGTGCCGAAGGGCAGGCCCATATCGACCGCATCGAGGCCGCACTGGCGCTGGTGCGCAAGTTCCTCGACTGGGATCGCGCCGTGCGCCGTCTCGACGAGCTGAACGCCCGTGTCGAGGACCCCAAGCTGTGGGACGATCCGAAGAAGGCCGAGGAAGTGATGCGCGAGCGTCGCCGTCTTGAGGCCTCGATCGGCACCGTCAAGGAAATCGGCCAGGAAATGGCCGACGCGATCGAGTTCGTCGAACTTGGCGAGATGGAAGACGACGAGGCCACGATCAATGAGGGCCTGGCGACTCTTGCTGCTCTGGCCGCCCGCGCCGATAACGACAAGGTGCAGGCTCTGCTGGCGGGCGAGGCCGATGCCAACAACGCCTTCCTTGAAGTCCACGCAGGCGCTGGTGGGACCGAGAGCCAGGACTGGGCCGAAATGCTGCAGCGCATGTATACGCGCTGGGGCGAACGCCACGGCTACAAGGTCGAACTGGTCGATTACCACGCGGGCGAAGCCGCCGGGATCAAGAGTGCGACACTGCTGATCAAGGGCGAGAACGCCTATGGCTATGCCAAGACCGAGAGCGGCGTGCACCGTCTGGTGCGGATCAGCCCATATGACAGCTCGGCGCGGCGCCACACCTCGTTCAGCTCGGTCTGGGTCTATCCCGAGATCGACGACAACATCGAGGTCGACATCAATCCGTCGGACCTGAAGATCGATACCTACCGCGCTTCGGGCGCGGGCGGGCAGCACGTCAACACCACCGATTCGGCGGTTCGCATCACGCACGTGCCCACCGGGATCATCGTGGCGAGCCAGAACGATCGCAGCCAGCACAAGAACCGCGCCACTGCGATGGGCATGTTGAAGGCGCGCATCTACGAAGCGGAACTTGCCAAGCGCGAAGCGGCGGCAAGCGGCGAATATCAGGCCAAGACCGAGATCGGCTGGGGCCACCAGATCCGCTCCTACGTGCTGCAGCCCTACCAGCAGATCAAGGATCTGCGGACGGGCGTCGTCTCGACCAACCCTTCCGAAGTGCTCGACGGTGCGCTCGATCCGTTCATGGCTGCGGCGCTGTCGCAGAAGGTGACCGGCGAGAAGGTGACGGTGGAGGACGACGATTGA
- a CDS encoding methyltransferase domain-containing protein gives MSRAAALASFALAALAPLVLAACKPAQTDGRTVSSGEFPRADRPVSKVVSNAFSTEADRDNRGEANMVMDLARVQAGQSVADIGAGEGYYTVRLAERVGATGRVLAQDIDGDALSRLGARVEKDRLDNVSIKPGAADDPRLPERGFDRVFLIHMYHEVAEPYAFLWNLWPALKPGGRVVVVDIDRPTERHGIPPALLQCEMEAVGFRLDEFHRKPEIAGYYAQFVVAKARPEPAKIKPCRVAPAKSMSAQGR, from the coding sequence TTGAGCAGGGCTGCGGCCCTCGCTTCTTTTGCGCTGGCGGCGCTGGCACCGCTTGTTCTTGCCGCCTGCAAGCCTGCGCAGACGGATGGCCGGACCGTTTCGTCGGGTGAATTTCCACGCGCAGATCGGCCCGTGTCAAAGGTCGTCAGCAATGCCTTCTCTACCGAGGCCGACCGCGACAATCGCGGTGAGGCCAATATGGTCATGGATCTCGCTCGGGTGCAGGCGGGGCAGAGCGTGGCGGATATCGGCGCGGGCGAGGGCTATTACACGGTCCGCCTTGCCGAACGCGTCGGGGCAACAGGCCGGGTTCTCGCGCAGGACATCGACGGTGATGCGCTGAGCCGCCTTGGTGCGCGCGTTGAGAAGGACCGGCTCGACAACGTCTCGATCAAGCCGGGAGCGGCGGATGATCCGCGTCTGCCCGAGCGAGGGTTCGACCGCGTTTTCCTGATCCACATGTATCACGAAGTGGCCGAGCCTTACGCCTTCCTGTGGAACTTGTGGCCAGCGTTGAAACCGGGCGGCCGCGTGGTCGTCGTGGACATTGATCGCCCAACTGAACGTCACGGCATTCCGCCCGCTTTGTTGCAATGCGAGATGGAGGCGGTGGGCTTTCGCTTGGATGAATTTCACCGTAAGCCGGAAATCGCTGGATACTACGCCCAGTTCGTTGTCGCCAAGGCGCGGCCCGAACCGGCTAAGATCAAGCCCTGCCGGGTCGCACCGGCAAAGAGTATGAGCGCGCAGGGGCGCTGA
- a CDS encoding nitronate monooxygenase, translating into MSAFKGLKPILYGGREVWPLVEGGKGVAATNHMSSGAWAAAGGIGTVSAVNADSYDAEGKIVPQVYDALTRRERHEQLIQYAIDGAVEQVKRAHELSGGNGAININVLWEMGGAQPILEAVLDQTRGLVTGVTCGAGMPYKLSEIAQRYNVHYLPIVSSGRAFRALWKRAYHKVPELLGAVVYEDPWLAGGHNGLSNAEDPRKPEDPYPRVKVLRDTMRAEGISDDVPIVMAGGVWFLREWDNWIDNPELGSIAFQFGTRPLLTEESPIPQGWKDHLRTLEPGDVLLHKFSPTGFYSSAVLNPFLRELEARSERQIPYSKVEAGEHTVQLDVGVKGKNFWVTPKDLDRARAWFGAGFTHALRTPDDTVVFVTPEERGVIQQDQKDCMGCLSHCGFSSWKDHDDYTTGRLADPRSFCIQKTLQDIAHGGEIDRNLMFAGHAAYRFKQDPFYSNNFTPTVKQLVDRILTGD; encoded by the coding sequence ATGTCTGCGTTCAAGGGGTTGAAGCCGATTCTCTATGGTGGCCGTGAAGTGTGGCCACTGGTCGAGGGCGGCAAGGGTGTCGCCGCGACGAACCACATGAGTTCGGGCGCGTGGGCCGCAGCGGGCGGGATCGGAACTGTCAGCGCCGTCAATGCCGACAGCTACGACGCCGAAGGCAAGATTGTTCCACAGGTTTATGATGCCCTGACCCGCCGTGAGCGGCACGAGCAGCTGATCCAGTACGCCATCGACGGCGCGGTAGAGCAGGTGAAGCGTGCGCACGAACTGTCGGGCGGCAACGGTGCGATCAACATCAACGTGCTGTGGGAAATGGGCGGTGCGCAGCCGATTCTAGAGGCGGTGCTGGACCAGACGCGCGGGTTGGTGACCGGGGTAACGTGTGGTGCGGGCATGCCCTACAAACTCTCGGAAATCGCGCAGCGCTATAATGTGCACTATCTGCCGATCGTGTCTTCTGGCCGCGCTTTCCGTGCGCTGTGGAAGCGGGCCTATCACAAGGTGCCCGAGCTGCTCGGCGCGGTGGTCTATGAAGATCCGTGGCTTGCAGGCGGCCACAACGGGCTGTCCAACGCAGAAGACCCGCGCAAGCCGGAAGACCCCTATCCGCGCGTGAAGGTTCTGCGAGACACGATGCGCGCTGAAGGTATTTCGGACGACGTGCCGATCGTGATGGCTGGCGGCGTGTGGTTCCTGCGCGAATGGGACAACTGGATCGACAATCCCGAGCTGGGTTCGATCGCGTTCCAGTTCGGCACGCGCCCGCTCTTGACCGAGGAAAGTCCGATTCCGCAGGGGTGGAAGGACCATCTGCGGACGCTGGAGCCGGGCGATGTGCTGCTGCACAAGTTCTCCCCGACGGGTTTCTATTCCTCTGCGGTGCTCAACCCCTTCCTGCGCGAGCTTGAGGCGCGGTCGGAGCGGCAGATTCCCTATTCCAAGGTCGAGGCGGGTGAACATACCGTTCAACTCGATGTTGGGGTGAAGGGCAAGAATTTCTGGGTAACGCCCAAGGACCTCGACCGTGCGCGCGCCTGGTTCGGTGCGGGCTTTACGCACGCCTTGCGCACGCCCGACGATACGGTGGTTTTCGTGACGCCGGAAGAACGCGGCGTGATCCAGCAGGACCAGAAGGACTGCATGGGCTGCCTGTCGCACTGCGGGTTCTCGTCGTGGAAGGACCACGACGACTACACGACCGGACGTCTGGCCGATCCGCGCAGCTTCTGCATCCAGAAGACCTTGCAGGATATCGCTCATGGCGGCGAGATCGACCGGAACCTGATGTTTGCAGGGCACGCGGCCTATCGCTTCAAGCAGGACCCGTTCTATTCGAACAACTTCACCCCGACGGTGAAGCAGCTTGTCGACCGCATCCTGACCGGCGATTGA
- a CDS encoding YkgJ family cysteine cluster protein: MTAAPTLPEDQHLCTRCGMCCDGTLFEYVEVDESERPSVENLFTLHPGTKGPVFHQPCPHAINQCCMVYEARPETCRKYRCKTLIALDSGEITAHEAARRVDEALQARETVRPLLLDDETMHQARQRRAAIAAEPARAMDSMVFVLRLTALDLMLDKYFRKQGKTMIRQENFD, from the coding sequence ATGACTGCCGCACCAACGCTTCCCGAAGATCAGCATCTCTGTACCCGCTGCGGCATGTGTTGCGACGGGACGCTGTTCGAATATGTCGAAGTTGACGAAAGCGAACGCCCGAGCGTCGAAAATCTGTTCACGCTCCACCCCGGCACCAAAGGCCCGGTCTTCCATCAACCTTGCCCGCACGCGATCAACCAGTGCTGCATGGTCTACGAAGCCCGGCCGGAAACCTGTCGCAAATACCGCTGCAAGACATTGATCGCGCTGGATTCAGGCGAAATTACCGCACACGAGGCTGCGCGTCGCGTCGACGAGGCTCTGCAGGCCCGCGAAACCGTGCGCCCGCTGCTGCTGGATGATGAGACGATGCATCAGGCCCGCCAGCGCCGCGCCGCCATCGCTGCCGAACCCGCACGCGCAATGGATTCGATGGTTTTCGTGCTGAGGCTCACCGCGCTGGACCTGATGCTCGACAAATATTTCCGCAAACAGGGCAAGACCATGATCCGGCAGGAAAACTTTGATTAA
- a CDS encoding ammonium transporter, producing MRKILATALAAAAALSPILAHAQADIVSVEDVADSGDTAWILVSSAFVLLMAMPGLTLFYGGLVRAKGFLAVLVQVGAIAAVASVLWIMVGYTLAFGDVSGGWLGSGNAWMLLDLGNVRANTAIPESAFALFQMCFALITPALMVGAWVDRARFGWVVAFSALWGLIVYAPVAHWIWGGGWLSSKFGTLDFAGGIVVHTTAGISALVVAMLLGKRTGFPKTLMLPHSPALTMAGAALLWVGWFGFNGGSALAANDDAASAIINTHVAACVAALVWLVIEKFSVGKPTSVGFATGAIAGLATVTPAAGFIAPGAAMLLGAIAAVVCYPMIQLVKQKLHVDDSLDVFAVHGVGGMIGSLLLAVFISPTFGGTGYAEGMDLVRQSVAQIAGVGVVALWSAFATVVCALMVSMIIPMRVSDDEEREGLDITSHGERAWEFD from the coding sequence ATGCGTAAAATTCTGGCGACGGCACTGGCCGCCGCAGCGGCGCTGTCGCCGATCCTGGCGCACGCCCAGGCCGATATCGTCAGCGTCGAGGACGTGGCGGACTCCGGCGATACCGCCTGGATTCTCGTCTCCTCGGCATTCGTGCTGCTCATGGCAATGCCGGGCCTGACGCTGTTCTACGGCGGTCTTGTGCGGGCCAAGGGCTTCCTGGCCGTGCTGGTGCAGGTTGGCGCCATCGCCGCCGTCGCATCGGTGCTGTGGATCATGGTCGGCTATACGCTCGCCTTCGGTGACGTCAGCGGCGGCTGGCTCGGCAGCGGCAACGCCTGGATGCTGCTCGACCTCGGCAATGTCCGCGCCAATACCGCCATCCCCGAAAGTGCGTTTGCACTCTTCCAGATGTGTTTTGCGCTGATCACGCCCGCGCTGATGGTCGGCGCATGGGTCGATCGCGCGCGTTTCGGCTGGGTCGTGGCGTTCAGCGCGCTGTGGGGCCTGATCGTCTATGCACCGGTCGCGCACTGGATCTGGGGCGGCGGCTGGTTATCGTCGAAGTTCGGCACGCTGGATTTCGCAGGCGGCATCGTCGTCCACACCACCGCTGGCATTTCCGCACTGGTCGTGGCGATGCTGCTGGGCAAGCGCACCGGCTTCCCCAAGACGCTGATGCTCCCGCACAGCCCCGCGCTGACCATGGCCGGTGCCGCGCTGCTCTGGGTCGGCTGGTTCGGCTTCAACGGCGGGTCGGCTCTTGCCGCCAATGACGATGCGGCTTCAGCCATCATCAACACCCACGTAGCGGCCTGCGTTGCCGCGCTGGTCTGGCTGGTCATCGAAAAGTTCTCGGTCGGCAAGCCCACCTCGGTCGGCTTTGCCACGGGCGCGATTGCGGGCCTCGCCACGGTCACGCCTGCCGCCGGCTTCATCGCACCGGGCGCCGCCATGCTGCTCGGCGCGATTGCTGCCGTGGTCTGCTACCCGATGATCCAGTTGGTGAAACAGAAATTGCATGTCGACGATTCGCTTGACGTCTTCGCCGTGCACGGCGTTGGCGGCATGATCGGATCACTGTTGCTCGCCGTGTTCATCTCGCCCACCTTTGGCGGCACCGGCTATGCCGAGGGCATGGACCTTGTGCGCCAGTCTGTCGCCCAGATCGCTGGCGTCGGCGTCGTCGCGCTGTGGAGCGCATTTGCCACCGTGGTCTGCGCCTTGATGGTCTCGATGATCATCCCGATGCGCGTCAGCGATGACGAAGAACGCGAAGGGCTCGACATCACCAGCCATGGCGAACGCGCCTGGGAATTCGACTGA